CGCGCCATCGTATCCGTTTGCCGCAGAGCCTGCTGGGTCTGCGTGATCTGCGTACCCAGCGTATTGATCTGGTTCTGCTGGCCGGCGAACGATTGTGACATAGAAGTCGACAGCGCACTCAGCTGGTTGAGGTTGACCGCGTCCGTGCCTTGCGTGCCCGGCGCCACGTTGGTGAGCTGGCGCTGTTGCGATGCACTGCCCACCGACACCACGTTCGAGCGCCCGTCGTCGTTCGAGCCCTGGCCGAGCGCGACCGAGTTCGAGCCGGCCGTGACCGACGGCGCCTGGGCGGCCGGACTCGACATGTCCGCCGCGTAGCCGCCGGAACTGAGCGAGCGCGTGGTGTTGTTGTTTATCGCCGTTGACAACTCGTTCAGCGTGTTGTCGATGTTCGTCACGCCGCTTGAGAGCGACGCAATGTAGTTATTCGTCGTGCTCAGGCCCGTGGATAGCGAACCGATGCTTGTCGAGATCGAGGTCGACAGCGAACCAATGGAACTGATAGCCGACGACAGGCCAGTCGAGGTCGACGTGGACAGCGAATAAAGCTGACTGCCGTTGATCGCGTCGGTACTGGTCGACGACACATCGCCGGGTGCGATGTTGATAATTCGGCGTTGAGTCTCGCGGTTCCCTACGCTGAAGACATTCGACTGTGCGTCATCCGTACTGTCATTACCCACCGCGACACTGCCGTTACCGGTCGCCTTCGAGTCTGCGCCGATGGCGACGCTGTGAAAGCCAGTCGCCGTTGCAGTATCCCCGATAGCGGTACTACGGCCGCCGTTGGCGGTCGCCGACGTGCCAACGGCGGTGTTGGCGTTCGTGTCATCGCCGCCAGCTAAAGTTTCGTAGCCATTCTTGGTCCGCGAGACGGCATAACCAATCATGTTCTTCGCGTCGTCTCCGACCGCTAGGTTGTTCGCCATTGCCGATTCGCCTAGGACGAATCCCAGAGCGAAGACGAGCGGGATTCTCGCGCTGACCCGGCCGACCTTCGGAATGGACGACTTATTCGCTTTACCCTGAGTGGAACAGAGTTCCGATGCAGCAACCCAAGCGCCGAGGGCTTCGTTCCAGATCGAGCGATATGCACGGTTCATGCCCTGCACCTCCAGACGACATCGGAACGATGTCCGTCGAAGTCGATGGAAGCCAGACGGAATTGATAGCTGCCGACAGACTTGATCTTATGCTCGACGCAATCATTGCTTTTATCTGAGACCGAAAAAGCATCGCTGCCTGCCGTGGCGATAACGCCAACGATTTCCGCAATCATTGTAGAAAAATTGCACATTCTCAAATTCCCCCAAGCAAGAGATATTGCACTCACGACATTCACCGCAGCGCTTACTTCTTCCTCAGAAGCGCATAACATCGATACCCAAACTATAATAATTAACGAAAAGAGTTTTTCTGATGCGGCGTGGACGCATCCGTCACCGATAGACGTACTTGCGCGTCGGGTATGGGATAATCCACCCAAAAGCAAGGATTTTTTCTATTTGCGAATGCAAGCTCAGACGCCGGAACCCATCCACCCAGCCATGCCTCGAATAAAATATATATTTTCGATAAATTAAAGGGCACAACCCGCTCGCGACTCTTTCAACACCGACCCGCACCCGATTTTCATACGCGCCACAAAAACCATTTATTCACGAACGCATTTAAAATGCAAACCATATCTAAACTGGGTGAATACAGTCACCATATGAAAAACCAGTAGACAACAAAAATCTGTCGAAATGGTTTCTGCAATTAATTAGAACTTGATCTTGCCTCAATCAAAACAAATGCCAAATCCCAAGAATGCAGATAAGAGTTGAGCGAGTCAGTCAAAGTTATCAAGCAGAAGTGCCCCACCGCCCTGATTGATGCCGCGCCCCATCAACCAACTCGATTCGGTCTAATCTCGATCAAAACAAGCCCCGGTCGGAATACGCGGAATTGCGCCCCACATATCGCAACACATATTTGCGCATCTCTAATTTCCTCACCCGAGCTACAAATGCAAGTGTATTGAATTTCACATAGCGGGGCACGAAGCATGCATTACATTTCTAGCACATAATACAGCATGCGATACACAGCCAAATTCGTAATTAATCGAGCAAAACAACAAACAATCTACAGATATCTGTTAAATTTTTTATAATCCCGAAAATACTCAACAATGCCACTCACCAAGCGACATTGAATTCGATCATGTGACTAACACGCGCACGCGACAAATGAATCCTTTTCCTTAGCGCGCCTGGCACCAGATCAAGCCACTCCCAATCCACAATCTACGTTTAGTACTACAGCCGTAGATTTGGCGAATCGGGAAGTATGCAAGCACGCCGTCGAGAAGGGCATTGTTGGGCGCGATACTGGTGCCTATGACGCTATATGGGCCAAGCCGGTACGTACTCGACGGTGTAAGAACCGCCAACACAAATCATCCGCGCATCTTGTGCAGATGACGGCGGCAGCCAGGACGCGCATGGCGTCGTGAATATCGAGACGACGCTCGAAGCGAATCCGCCGCTTACAAATCCAGAGAACCGGGAGTGCGTGCGCTCGACCGCCCAACGATGCCGCCGGAGCGGCTCGCCGCTCTCGAGACCACGGCGGTCAGCACAGGCCTTGATGCCGCGCCGTCTCAGATAGCGCCGACAACGGGCGAGGTCATATCCTTTATCCGCGTGTAGTTTGCTCGGGCACTTGCGAGGCTGCCGTTCAGTCCTCGGTAGCATCCAGCGTCGCCTCGAATGCCATCGACCGGTTTGCATCACATCTAGGATACCGTTGAGCGTAGCTCGGTCATCCCCGGTGCGTCGCCAGAGAGTGAACTCCGGAATCGGAGCTTCCAGCGCCACCCGCCACTCGTTGTCGATTTCGCGCCTTGTCATGTCGCATGGCAAGACGACGTCTGCGGCGTCATGTCTAGGTTCTGTCGGCGATTCTTAACAATAGGTCCCCAGTCCTGACACATGGTCGCTATGCCCGGACGTTTCACACACATGTCCCCGATGCGACTCGAATGCTGTCGCCTAGTCCATCATTTCTCATGCCGGGGATGAAGGAGCTTCGATAATCACATGAATTTGATGGCGCAGTCAGTTCAGGTTAAAAAATGCAACAACCTTACACAACATAAAACAACTGTATTGTTGAATCAACCGCATGCTTAGATTGCAGTCAAGTCAGCGACGGGCAGCTGATGTGTTTCCTTCAGCTCTCTCAAAGATAAGTTCGATCGAATGCTTGATACTCCCGGCAATTTTCGCAGCACTCGGTCGACGAAGCGGCTGTAATCATCAAGATCCCTTGCAACAACCTGCAGAAGGAAATCAGCTTCACCAGTCGTGTTGTGACATGCCAGCACCTGCGGGCACGCAAAAATTATTCGCTCGAACGCCGCCGTCACCTCATCGCCATGCTGAGTGCACACGATTTGCACAAAGGCCATGACTCCGCCCCCAACTTTCCGACGATTGACGATCGCCTCGTAGCCCTGAATGATCCCTTGCTCTTCCAATCGTCTCGTGCGCCGCCAGCATGAGGCATCGCTTATATGCAATTCTTCTGCCAGTTTTGCATTCGACAGACGCCCATCCATCTGCAATCGCCGAACAATCTCAACATCGACTTTATCAAGTTCTTCCATCCCAAAAATTCCCTCAAAAATTCAAATTATAATCTTTGCGCCATCTCTTGCGGCGAGGGCTACGGTGGCCGGCGTCAATGACGAATGCCACTCGGTCTTCCTTCTCCTTGCGTGGATTTGTCCACGATTTATGACCTAACAGGCTGCCGCAATACCTCAGCTGGAGTAAGGAAAACCAGGCTTTCAGAGCTGCCTCCTTGGCTAGATGGCACGAGCGGCATAAGAGCCGCGCCGAGAGGCTATTCTTCACGATATCGACCTAAATAGCACCCCAATAGCCCACCGTCATCCTTGCTTAAATCTTTCAATCAATGCCACAGAATGAATGATTCTTTCTAAAAATGATTATTCTTTTGTAGAATTTGAAAAGCTATTTCTGCTAAATTTGCCAAAATAATTGGATAATTTTGCTTGACATGGTGTGCGAGAAAGTGGCAATCGATAAGTTATTTTTCGCCCTCCAGCAGTATCCCAATGACCTCGATCCAGTTTGAGTCAAATATGGTATGTGCGTGGAATTCGTGGCGTGCGACATTTTCCCCAGCAACTGCCACGACTTGATTTTGCGGAAATCAGATATTATGCTGCCTCAAGTTCCGAATTACGAATTATCGAGTATCGCCTCGACCGCCAGACAGAAACTTGAAACGTCAAAAAGCGGGTGATTGATTATTTCGTGGCCATGCGCGAAAGCAGTTCGAAGCATCGCTTCGAAAAAAGCGGTTTTGCAACTATCCGTTTCAACCGAGCTTTATGCATGGAAACCCATTGACTGACCATGCTTTCGCAAGTGGTGCGGAGTTTCTCATAGTGGCACGGCCCGGTTTTGTTGACTGCGGCTCGCTAATCGCTCTGGGATGCCGTTTGGGTGGGTCCTTCGATGTCCTCGTCGATCAAGGGAAACGCCCGCCGGGTATCGAGGTGCGTCTCTATGTCTTTCGTTGGAGAGAGGCTGACTCGGGTTGGTAAATGGTGCCGTTGCGCGGCATGACGAGCCGGACGTCACAATGTCGCCGTGCCGGACCGGGGAGCGCTTGGCCGTGACACTTGCCTTGCCGGAGTTTGCGCGAATCGTGGCGACAAACTGCGCGACGAGCACGATCACGGCTTGTTCGCTCAGTGCTTGAACGATCGCAGCCGACTAGTCCTTGCTCGTGCGTCGAGCAAGCTTGGTCAGGCGATTAACACGTACCTTCTCGCTGAGGCCGGCAAGTGCGGTGGATAGCGCTCAAGCAGATCAAGCATCACCGCATGGTCGAGGCACCGTCCAAGAGCGCGCTCGAGCGCGTGATGGATTTGTGTAGACAGACCGCGAACGCGGTCACTGGTCTGCCTGGCCTGAGCGGCGGAATCATCACCGAGGCCGCACCGCGAAACCAGCGGCGAGTACGCCCTTGGCCGGGCGGCGGCAACGGCAAGTACCCCAATGGTGGATGGCAGATCGACGATGGGCAGTGGTTGACTGTGAGTCTCGAGTTCGGCGATGCGGGCTCTCAGCTTGAGATCGTCATTGGGTGGCGCTTTGCCGGACAGGCGCTTGCTATTCCGGCCGGGCCCGACAGCGTGATGCTGGCCATTACCGATGTCGACGCCGACGAACATATCGGCGCCATCATGCTGTTATTTTTTGCGTCGCATTTATGCAAAGCGAATGGAGCGGTCAGTAACGGTGGCGGCAAGTCTCGGCATTCGTTACGGACGGCGCCGAGCTATTTCGACCCAACGCTTATCAGCGATCACGCGCCGACAGGAAACAAAGATCACGCAGAATCCGACCAGTAAAAAATCCGATTATTGAATTGTGAAGACCGTAAACCAAAGCTCGCGATCGCACTTGATGCTCCGAACACACCACACTAGTAATTCCGTTGGCGAATCGATTCGTCGAAGCCAGCTTGCCCATCCAATCGCCCCCCATATGGCGACCGGGTAGCACATGCACTGCCAATTGAAACCCAACAACCTCGACTGAACCACAAACGACAAAGTAATTCTGGAACACTTACTGCAATCAAAATCTCGCTCAACAAGACAATGCCATTGAAAATCTTGATTATTGCAAATCACCCTATAATAAAATTTGGATTGAAGGAAATTATTGGTGAAATTCCCGGATATGATGTGATCGAAATCGATGAACTTGAACGACGTTCGCTCGATCTTCTATCGAAACAAGAATTCGATATCGCAATTGTCGATTTGCCCATGTCGGATCAAAGCTCCCCGATCGATTTCGCCTTGATTGAAGACGTGTCAAGGAACAGTCCCGCTTCGGAATTTATCATTCTGACCGCATCGGATAATCCGATTGCACTGAGGAAACTCGACTCCTTACAGCCTTCTGGAATGGTCAGCAAGTCCGATCCGCTCTCATGCATCTCAGAAGCATTAGGCGCCATATCAATAGGTAAGCGGTATCACTCGCCAACAGTCCGAAAGCATTTGGCAATTTTTTGAAGTGCCGGTGTGATGATAGCCTCACGGGAGAAAGCGGATTTCCATGATTGGAAAAAGAAGTCTGATGGCCTGGCGTTTCCGAACTACGGTGTCTGA
The window above is part of the Burkholderia glumae LMG 2196 = ATCC 33617 genome. Proteins encoded here:
- a CDS encoding ESPR-type extended signal peptide-containing protein translates to MNRAYRSIWNEALGAWVAASELCSTQGKANKSSIPKVGRVSARIPLVFALGFVLGESAMANNLAVGDDAKNMIGYAVSRTKNGYETLAGGDDTNANTAVGTSATANGGRSTAIGDTATATGFHSVAIGADSKATGNGSVAVGNDSTDDAQSNVFSVGNRETQRRIINIAPGDVSSTSTDAINGSQLYSLSTSTSTGLSSAISSIGSLSTSISTSIGSLSTGLSTTNNYIASLSSGVTNIDNTLNELSTAINNNTTRSLSSGGYAADMSSPAAQAPSVTAGSNSVALGQGSNDDGRSNVVSVGSASQQRQLTNVAPGTQGTDAVNLNQLSALSTSMSQSFAGQQNQINTLGTQITQTQQALRQTDTMARQGIAAATALTMLPQVEPGKTINVAVGVARFAGQSGMAFGASAHVTTNGILKLGIGVSGQNKTYGVGYGYSW
- a CDS encoding Lrp/AsnC family transcriptional regulator, with product MEELDKVDVEIVRRLQMDGRLSNAKLAEELHISDASCWRRTRRLEEQGIIQGYEAIVNRRKVGGGVMAFVQIVCTQHGDEVTAAFERIIFACPQVLACHNTTGEADFLLQVVARDLDDYSRFVDRVLRKLPGVSSIRSNLSLRELKETHQLPVADLTAI
- a CDS encoding response regulator produces the protein MKILIIANHPIIKFGLKEIIGEIPGYDVIEIDELERRSLDLLSKQEFDIAIVDLPMSDQSSPIDFALIEDVSRNSPASEFIILTASDNPIALRKLDSLQPSGMVSKSDPLSCISEALGAISIGKRYHSPTVRKHLAIF